The Halomicronema hongdechloris C2206 genome includes a window with the following:
- a CDS encoding cytochrome c biogenesis protein, whose protein sequence is MASEASFMTVGWQALKRYIQRDLLPLLADLRLAIGLLLAIAGFSIAGTVIEQGQSLAFYQANYPEDPALFGFLSWQVLLGLGLDHVYRTWWFLALLILFGASLTACTFTRQFPALKAARQWRYYTRPRQFQKLALSTEVSQGSLAAMVGFLGQRRYRVFQSDHTLYARKGIVGRIGPIVVHASMLIILAGAILGAMTGFSAQEMVPSGETFQVRNILDAGPWAQAQIPRDWSVRVNRFWIDYTPDGTIDQFYSDLSVLDQAGDEVDRKTIHVNEPLRYQGVTLYQADWGIAAVRVKLNNSPVLTVPMRRLGPEEMGRFWGTWLPTDPDLSEGVSLLAKDLQGMVLVYDQSGKLVSTVREGMATEVNGVALSLVDVVGSTGLQIKADPGIPLVYAGFALLMAGVLMSYVSHSQIWALEVDGRLYVGGRTNRAQVAFERELMELLDRLSAQTEALPLATGLSTSASSGA, encoded by the coding sequence CGGATTTAGCATTGCCGGTACCGTGATCGAGCAGGGCCAATCCCTGGCATTTTATCAGGCCAACTATCCCGAGGATCCTGCCCTGTTTGGCTTTCTCAGTTGGCAGGTGTTGCTGGGGCTGGGGTTGGACCATGTCTATCGCACTTGGTGGTTTCTGGCCCTGCTGATTTTATTTGGGGCCAGTCTGACGGCCTGCACCTTCACCCGCCAGTTCCCAGCCCTGAAAGCGGCTCGCCAGTGGCGCTACTATACCCGGCCGCGGCAGTTTCAAAAGTTGGCCTTGAGTACAGAAGTGTCCCAGGGGTCCCTGGCCGCCATGGTCGGTTTCCTGGGGCAGAGGCGTTATCGGGTGTTTCAGTCAGACCATACCCTCTATGCCCGTAAGGGGATCGTGGGGCGCATTGGTCCCATCGTGGTCCATGCCAGCATGTTGATCATCCTGGCCGGGGCCATCTTAGGGGCCATGACCGGCTTTTCTGCCCAAGAGATGGTGCCCAGCGGTGAGACCTTTCAGGTTCGCAATATCCTCGATGCTGGCCCCTGGGCCCAGGCCCAGATTCCGCGGGACTGGTCGGTACGGGTCAATCGCTTTTGGATCGACTACACCCCCGATGGCACCATCGATCAGTTTTACTCGGACCTATCGGTTTTGGATCAGGCCGGCGACGAAGTCGATCGCAAGACCATCCATGTGAATGAGCCCCTGCGTTACCAGGGGGTTACCCTCTACCAGGCCGACTGGGGCATCGCCGCCGTGCGGGTCAAGTTGAACAATAGTCCGGTGTTGACGGTGCCGATGCGGCGCCTAGGGCCAGAGGAGATGGGCCGGTTTTGGGGAACCTGGCTACCCACCGATCCCGATCTGAGTGAGGGGGTGTCTCTGCTGGCTAAGGATCTGCAAGGGATGGTGCTGGTGTATGACCAGTCGGGCAAGTTGGTCTCAACGGTCCGCGAGGGGATGGCCACCGAGGTAAATGGTGTCGCCCTTTCCCTGGTGGATGTGGTGGGCAGCACTGGTTTGCAGATCAAGGCCGATCCTGGCATCCCCCTGGTGTATGCCGGATTTGCCCTGCTGATGGCGGGGGTGTTGATGAGTTATGTGTCCCATTCCCAAATCTGGGCCTTGGAAGTGGACGGCCGGCTCTATGTAGGGGGACGGACGAATCGGGCCCAAGTGGCCTTTGAGCGGGAACTGATGGAGCTATTGGATCGGTTGAGCGCTCAGACTGAGGCGCTCCCCCTGGCGACGGGCCTCTCGACCAGTGCCAGCTCAGGGGCTTGA
- a CDS encoding DUF1499 domain-containing protein — protein MTLAVMLLVSAWLGGSSSALAASPHTVSGSPMYIAAIPGLSGLFAGTRPDTLGVQDDGRLAACPSSPNCVVSREDADAEHAIAPLTYSSDAATAMARLKQVLQGQPRTDIITEREDYLYAEARSRLMGFVDDVEFYLDAPNSVIQVRSASRLGQSDLGVNRDRIETIRAQFNDLAGT, from the coding sequence GTGACGCTCGCTGTTATGCTGCTGGTGAGCGCTTGGTTGGGGGGAAGTTCCTCAGCCCTGGCCGCATCACCCCATACTGTTTCAGGGTCTCCTATGTACATTGCTGCGATTCCTGGTCTCAGTGGCCTCTTTGCCGGTACCCGCCCCGATACCCTGGGGGTTCAAGATGATGGTCGGTTGGCCGCGTGTCCTAGTTCACCTAACTGTGTGGTCAGTCGCGAAGATGCCGATGCCGAGCATGCGATCGCACCCTTGACCTACTCCTCTGATGCCGCCACAGCCATGGCCCGTCTCAAACAGGTGCTACAAGGGCAACCCCGCACTGACATCATCACTGAACGCGAGGATTACCTCTATGCCGAAGCCCGCAGCCGCTTGATGGGCTTTGTCGACGATGTGGAATTTTACCTAGATGCCCCCAATTCGGTGATTCAAGTGCGCTCTGCCTCCCGCCTGGGCCAATCAGATCTGGGGGTGAATCGCGATCGCATCGAGACCATTCGAGCCCAGTTCAACGACCTGGCAGGGACCTGA
- a CDS encoding DUF2358 domain-containing protein — MASSSSPPLQPPPQEVVDQVIDRLEAELPTLFETDLTYDIYTQDILFKDPVNRFRGKFNYRIVFWTLRFHGRLFFTELHFDLHRVYRQATRHIRADWTVRGTLRLPWRPRILFNGVSDYQLNAAGLIYQHIDTWDRPPGDVLRQFWRGPGGGVKDEG, encoded by the coding sequence ATGGCTTCCAGTTCGTCACCGCCGCTGCAACCTCCACCGCAAGAGGTCGTCGACCAAGTGATCGACAGGTTAGAGGCAGAACTGCCGACCCTATTCGAGACTGACCTAACCTACGACATTTACACTCAAGACATTCTGTTCAAGGATCCGGTGAATCGATTCCGCGGCAAGTTCAACTACCGGATTGTGTTTTGGACATTGCGGTTTCACGGACGCCTGTTTTTCACTGAGTTGCACTTTGACCTGCACCGGGTTTATCGCCAAGCGACTCGACACATTCGAGCCGACTGGACCGTGCGCGGCACCCTGCGCCTACCCTGGCGACCTCGAATTTTATTCAATGGGGTATCCGATTACCAGCTCAATGCAGCAGGGCTGATTTACCAGCACATCGACACCTGGGACCGCCCTCCCGGGGACGTGTTGCGGCAGTTCTGGCGCGGACCTGGTGGGGGAGTGAAGGATGAAGGATGA
- a CDS encoding GerMN domain-containing protein, which yields MAATEESAQVFWVTDAEGALALSPQSISLPAEAAATAKLQAAFEALLKGAATDTEGVSTIPAGTTLRRLSVEADGIHVDLSAEFQQGGGSFSMRGRLGQIIYTATTLDPDASVWISVQGEPLTLLGGEGLEVQQPMTRESYQAAFGG from the coding sequence GTGGCGGCGACGGAGGAGTCGGCTCAGGTTTTCTGGGTAACGGATGCCGAGGGTGCCTTGGCCCTCTCTCCCCAGTCTATTTCCCTACCCGCAGAGGCTGCTGCGACGGCTAAGCTACAGGCGGCCTTTGAGGCATTGCTGAAAGGGGCAGCGACAGACACCGAAGGCGTTTCTACCATTCCTGCCGGGACGACCCTGCGCCGGCTATCGGTAGAGGCCGATGGCATCCATGTTGACCTCTCTGCGGAGTTTCAGCAGGGGGGAGGCAGCTTCTCCATGCGGGGCCGTCTAGGCCAAATCATTTACACAGCCACGACCCTGGACCCAGATGCCTCGGTTTGGATCTCGGTGCAGGGCGAACCCCTGACTCTGTTGGGAGGGGAAGGGTTAGAAGTGCAACAGCCCATGACCCGAGAGAGCTATCAGGCCGCTTTCGGCGGGTAA
- a CDS encoding ArsR/SmtB family transcription factor, whose translation MDPLPTEVVQQVAEYFSVLSEPMRLRILNLLRDGEKCVQDLVEATQTSQANVSKHLKVMLQAGILSRRTEGTSAFYRVSDDLIFELCSLVCDRIAARIEEQAQHFRAFSLSSRQ comes from the coding sequence ATGGATCCCCTTCCCACCGAGGTGGTACAGCAAGTCGCGGAGTACTTCAGCGTTCTCAGCGAACCCATGCGTTTGAGAATCTTGAATTTACTTCGAGATGGTGAGAAGTGTGTTCAGGATCTGGTGGAGGCCACTCAGACCAGTCAGGCCAATGTCTCTAAGCATCTTAAGGTGATGCTTCAGGCTGGGATCCTCAGCCGCCGCACCGAAGGTACCTCAGCCTTCTATCGGGTCTCGGATGACTTGATTTTTGAGTTGTGCAGCCTGGTATGCGATCGCATCGCCGCCCGCATCGAAGAGCAGGCCCAGCACTTCCGCGCCTTTAGCCTCTCGAGTCGGCAATAG
- the cobN gene encoding cobaltochelatase subunit CobN, whose translation MHRLAATPGGWTPDTDGVIFIEQTPAPVVFITAADSEIQTLARVTPQLPSGFPQLRGANLLQLKQPLTIDTYADQVLAQAQLIILRLLGGRAYWSYGLEVVKEVVDRTGAALIVLPGDDRPDPDLISHSTVSLTVAHGLWRYLVEGGLDNVCHGLLWICDRIFGSHFNPPDPQPVPKVGLYPYHSTTSIAPATAPPTASIGLLFYRAHYLAGNTAPIDALCQALERRGLRPLPIYVATLQDPEVQAGLLEHVCDQGRPAIDGVINTTSFSLAKLESASPRLDLWQTLDVPVLQAILSGGSQELWQRHPQGLSPRDMAMNVALPEVDGRIITRLVSCKAINQRNTALETDVVTYEPIVDRIDFVADLAANWAGLGRTPPEQQRIALILANYPNRDGRLANGVGLDTPQSVVELLQALRAAGYRVDPLPSDGDELIQWLTDGISNDPEGRQLRPVRQSLSGQQYQSYFQSLPETVQQALRQRWGDPLAPPPDRQYYPVAGLQLGHVFVGIQPSRGYDADPSLNYHAPDLEPSHDYLAFYHWLRQVFRAQALVHVGKHGNLEWLPGKGIALSHTCYPEVALGPLPHLYPFIVNDPGEGAQAKRRSQAVILDHLTPPLTRAELYGPLQALERLVDEYYEAQSLDPTRLPVICDRIVNLLRDSHLLDELPLDSSPTSLASSASLSSLLPTLDAYLCDLKEAQIRDGLHILGRCPAGRLLRDLVVAIARHPSGHRRGLTRAIADTWGLDLDPLSDPPAQPWQVDALTPDTDPAIDSLLRPCRIVGDVVEVLEQQAAAIVAAMLASLGHGPAPSTSPPIQPPPPQHPDLVWMQQQLLPALIQTPQEITHLLRGLGGHYVPSVPSGAPSRNRPDVLPTGRNFYAVDLRAIPSESAWDVGRRAAEELIERYLQDHGDYPQTLGLSVWGTATMRTGGDDLAEALALLGVRPIWDGASRRVVDFEILPLSALGRPRVDVTLRISGFFRDAFANLIDLFDQAAAAVAALAEPPDQNPLAQRVQQEAAYWQQQGLPPDQAQRRASYRVFGSKPGAYGAGLQGLIDAQNWQGNEDLARAYVNWSSYAYGHDAPGRSAPEAFTHRLSHLQVVLHNQDNREHDLLDSDDYYQFQGGLTAAVRAITGRNPQTYFGDHSRPETPRLRSLSQEIARVYRSRVVNPKWIAGVMRHGYKGAFEMAATVDYLFAYDATAQCVADHIYEGVAQAYLLDPQVQAFVRQANPWALRDMAERLIEAHQRGLWPSAMPTLLDALRSLTHSAEETIETRHGPSTPRQK comes from the coding sequence ATGCACCGACTCGCGGCAACGCCAGGGGGATGGACTCCAGACACCGATGGGGTAATTTTTATTGAGCAGACCCCGGCGCCGGTGGTTTTTATCACGGCAGCAGATAGTGAAATTCAGACCCTGGCTCGGGTGACCCCGCAACTGCCATCGGGGTTTCCGCAGCTGCGGGGAGCCAATTTATTGCAGTTGAAGCAGCCCCTGACCATTGACACCTATGCTGATCAGGTATTGGCCCAGGCCCAGTTGATTATCCTGCGGCTGTTGGGAGGACGGGCCTACTGGTCTTACGGCTTGGAGGTGGTGAAGGAGGTGGTGGATCGTACTGGCGCGGCGTTAATCGTGCTGCCGGGGGATGATCGGCCAGATCCAGACCTGATCAGCCATTCTACAGTGTCGCTCACCGTTGCCCATGGTCTCTGGCGTTATCTAGTCGAGGGGGGGCTGGATAATGTTTGCCATGGCCTCTTGTGGATCTGCGATCGCATCTTCGGTAGTCATTTCAATCCACCCGATCCACAACCGGTGCCTAAGGTGGGGCTGTACCCCTACCATTCCACGACATCTATCGCTCCGGCAACTGCTCCCCCTACAGCCAGCATCGGCCTGCTCTTCTACCGGGCCCACTATCTGGCCGGCAACACTGCCCCCATCGATGCCCTCTGCCAAGCCCTAGAGCGGCGAGGACTGCGGCCGCTGCCCATCTATGTGGCCACCCTACAGGATCCGGAGGTGCAGGCAGGGCTGCTAGAGCACGTCTGTGATCAGGGACGGCCAGCCATCGATGGGGTGATCAACACCACTAGCTTTTCGCTGGCCAAGCTAGAGAGCGCCAGCCCCCGCCTCGATCTCTGGCAAACCTTGGATGTGCCCGTACTCCAGGCCATCCTCAGCGGTGGCTCCCAAGAGCTCTGGCAACGTCATCCCCAGGGCCTATCCCCCCGAGATATGGCCATGAATGTGGCCCTGCCAGAGGTGGATGGGCGCATCATTACTCGCCTGGTGTCCTGTAAGGCGATCAACCAGCGCAACACTGCCCTGGAAACCGATGTGGTTACCTACGAGCCCATCGTCGATCGCATCGACTTTGTGGCCGATCTGGCAGCCAACTGGGCTGGCCTGGGCCGCACTCCCCCCGAACAGCAACGGATTGCCCTGATTTTGGCCAATTACCCCAACCGAGACGGCCGCCTGGCCAATGGCGTCGGCCTCGATACTCCCCAAAGCGTGGTGGAACTCCTGCAAGCCCTGCGGGCGGCTGGCTATCGGGTCGATCCCCTGCCCAGCGATGGCGATGAGCTCATCCAGTGGCTCACCGATGGCATCAGCAATGACCCAGAGGGGCGGCAGCTGCGACCAGTGCGTCAGTCTCTCTCCGGGCAGCAGTACCAGAGCTACTTCCAGAGTTTGCCCGAGACTGTGCAGCAGGCCCTGCGGCAACGCTGGGGCGATCCCCTGGCCCCGCCACCAGACAGGCAGTATTATCCTGTAGCTGGCCTGCAGCTGGGCCATGTGTTCGTGGGCATCCAGCCCAGTCGCGGCTACGATGCCGATCCATCCCTGAATTACCACGCCCCCGACCTGGAGCCCAGCCACGACTACCTCGCCTTTTACCACTGGCTGCGCCAGGTCTTTCGGGCCCAGGCCCTGGTGCATGTGGGCAAACACGGCAATCTGGAATGGCTGCCCGGTAAAGGCATTGCCCTCAGCCACACCTGTTACCCGGAGGTGGCCCTAGGGCCGTTGCCCCACCTCTATCCCTTCATTGTCAATGACCCAGGGGAAGGCGCCCAGGCCAAGCGTCGCAGCCAGGCAGTGATTCTCGATCACCTGACGCCACCCCTGACTCGGGCCGAACTCTATGGGCCGCTGCAGGCCCTGGAACGGCTGGTGGATGAATACTATGAGGCCCAGAGTCTGGATCCGACGCGCCTGCCGGTGATTTGCGATCGCATCGTCAATCTCCTGCGCGACAGCCACCTCCTAGACGAGCTCCCCCTCGACTCCTCCCCGACGTCTCTTGCCTCCTCCGCGTCCCTATCGTCTCTACTCCCGACTCTCGATGCCTACCTCTGCGATCTCAAAGAAGCTCAGATTCGAGACGGCCTACACATCTTAGGGCGTTGCCCCGCAGGGCGGTTACTGCGAGATTTAGTCGTCGCCATTGCCCGCCATCCCAGCGGCCATCGGCGGGGGCTAACCCGAGCCATCGCCGACACGTGGGGCCTCGACCTCGATCCCCTGAGCGATCCGCCGGCCCAGCCCTGGCAGGTTGATGCCCTTACCCCTGATACCGATCCAGCCATTGACAGTCTGCTTCGTCCTTGCCGCATCGTCGGTGACGTGGTCGAGGTCCTAGAGCAGCAAGCTGCCGCCATCGTGGCGGCCATGCTGGCATCCTTGGGCCATGGCCCGGCCCCATCCACCAGCCCGCCGATACAGCCACCGCCGCCCCAGCATCCCGATCTGGTCTGGATGCAGCAGCAGCTGCTGCCCGCCCTGATTCAGACTCCCCAGGAAATCACCCATCTGCTCCGAGGACTAGGGGGGCACTATGTCCCCAGCGTCCCCTCTGGGGCTCCCAGTCGCAATCGCCCCGATGTCTTACCCACTGGCCGCAACTTCTACGCCGTGGATCTGCGGGCCATCCCCTCCGAAAGCGCCTGGGACGTGGGGCGTCGAGCCGCCGAGGAATTGATCGAGCGGTACCTACAAGACCATGGCGACTATCCCCAGACCCTGGGCTTATCCGTCTGGGGCACTGCCACCATGCGCACTGGCGGCGATGATCTGGCTGAAGCTCTGGCTCTACTGGGAGTACGGCCTATCTGGGACGGGGCTTCGCGTCGGGTGGTCGATTTTGAGATCTTGCCCCTGAGTGCCTTGGGGCGGCCCCGGGTAGATGTGACCCTACGCATTTCCGGCTTCTTCCGGGATGCCTTCGCCAATTTAATCGACCTGTTTGACCAGGCCGCCGCCGCCGTGGCCGCCTTGGCCGAACCTCCCGACCAAAACCCCCTGGCTCAGCGAGTGCAGCAAGAAGCTGCCTACTGGCAACAGCAGGGACTGCCACCAGACCAGGCCCAGCGGCGGGCCAGCTACCGCGTGTTTGGCTCCAAGCCAGGGGCCTATGGTGCCGGGCTACAGGGGCTGATCGACGCCCAAAACTGGCAGGGGAATGAGGATCTGGCTCGGGCCTATGTCAATTGGAGTAGCTATGCCTACGGCCACGACGCCCCAGGACGGTCGGCCCCAGAGGCGTTTACCCATCGCCTCAGTCATCTGCAGGTGGTGCTCCACAACCAAGACAATCGAGAACATGATCTGCTCGATTCCGACGACTATTACCAGTTTCAGGGGGGATTAACCGCCGCCGTGCGGGCCATCACCGGCCGCAATCCCCAAACTTATTTTGGTGACCATTCCCGGCCTGAGACGCCCCGATTACGATCCCTGAGCCAAGAAATCGCTCGAGTTTACCGGTCCCGAGTGGTCAACCCCAAATGGATCGCCGGCGTCATGCGCCACGGCTATAAGGGCGCCTTCGAGATGGCGGCGACGGTCGATTATCTGTTTGCCTACGATGCCACGGCCCAGTGTGTGGCGGACCACATCTATGAGGGCGTCGCCCAGGCCTATTTACTCGATCCCCAGGTGCAAGCCTTTGTCCGCCAAGCCAATCCCTGGGCCCTGCGGGACATGGCTGAGCGACTGATCGAAGCCCATCAACGGGGACTGTGGCCCTCAGCGATGCCGACCTTGTTGGACGCCCTGCGGAGTCTAACCCACTCCGCCGAGGAGACGATCGAAACTCGCCACGGTCCTAGTACGCCAAGGCAGAAGTAA